ATCAGGGATTTCAATTAGTCGTGTTGAAAAAGGTTTCATATTGGATAAAGATATTTCCATTGATTCAGAAAAGTTGACTTCTCAGGAATTTGTCTTTGTAGCTTTGGGATTAAAGCTATTAGAAGAATGCGTTGGCGGCAAATATGGGGAAATTATAAGGGATATTCATAAGCGCTTTTCAGCCGAACAGACTTTCGGAGTTGAACATGCGGAAGAGATTCAACGGAAACTCGTAGAGACTTCGAATGTCAATGGGCAATTAGATATAGAATTGTCTTGGTTGTTACTATACACCGCAATAGTTCAAAATCAAGATTGTACGTCGTCAGACAATT
The sequence above is drawn from the Candidatus Zixiibacteriota bacterium genome and encodes:
- a CDS encoding HTH domain-containing protein, which produces MPASNGASNLLRTLILLLKKPCITTEDIIAHCGVSIRTAYRYLESLKKSGISISRVEKGFILDKDISIDSEKLTSQEFVFVALGLKLLEECVGGKYGEIIRDIHKRFSAEQTFGVEHAEEIQRKLVETSNVNGQLDIELSWLLLYTAIVQNQDCTSSDNSDKV